One window of Sulfurospirillum sp. 1612 genomic DNA carries:
- a CDS encoding LysE family translocator: MLFPLDTLILFVTASALLALAPGPDNIFVLTQSMSKGSKPGIFVTMGLCTGLIVHTTAVALGVAAIFQTSQLAFDILKYIGAAYLLYLAYLSFKSGASHHFNANHSKMSYFKLYRRGIFMNITNPKVSIFFLAFLPQFTDIKNGSMTLQIFVLGFIFIICTFIVFSSISLVAGKLGHWFNRNKNAEGIMNKIAGGIFTLLALKLAFTNR, from the coding sequence ATGTTATTTCCGCTTGATACGCTTATCTTGTTTGTTACAGCATCCGCCCTTTTAGCTCTGGCTCCTGGACCTGACAATATTTTTGTTTTAACCCAATCAATGAGCAAAGGCTCAAAACCTGGTATTTTTGTCACGATGGGACTTTGTACGGGATTGATCGTCCACACGACTGCCGTCGCATTGGGAGTAGCGGCCATCTTCCAAACTTCACAATTGGCATTTGATATCCTCAAATACATCGGTGCGGCCTATCTACTCTATCTTGCTTATCTTTCTTTTAAAAGTGGTGCTTCCCATCATTTCAATGCCAATCACTCTAAAATGAGCTATTTCAAGCTTTATCGTCGTGGTATTTTCATGAATATTACCAATCCAAAAGTCTCTATTTTCTTTTTGGCATTTTTACCGCAATTTACAGATATTAAAAACGGTAGCATGACCTTGCAAATCTTTGTTTTGGGATTTATCTTTATTATTTGTACCTTTATCGTCTTTAGTTCCATTAGTCTTGTCGCAGGAAAATTGGGGCATTGGTTCAATAGAAATAAAAATGCAGAAGGTATCATGAACAAAATAGCCGGTGGAATCTTCACCTTGCTGGCTTTAAAATTAGCCTTCACCAACCGATAA